Proteins encoded together in one Coffea arabica cultivar ET-39 chromosome 2c, Coffea Arabica ET-39 HiFi, whole genome shotgun sequence window:
- the LOC113725509 gene encoding pentatricopeptide repeat-containing protein At2g39620-like, whose amino-acid sequence MFMRHANSKLKPHLQSLSTLASRTPSLSFTKPQNFPNHQNLLGLLSSCKDPKNLEQVHAVLITAGLGFDISSNTHLINHYSSFQKCQLSRLVFDSLPNPGVILWNSMIRAYTRTNQHKEALQLYRVMRENLVRPDNYTFTFVLKACTGILDLKEGNLVHREIVERRLENDVFIATALVDMYCKFGDLERAREVFDKMPSKDVVAWNAMISGLSLSAEPNEALELFKYMQLDSRVEPNAVSLLNLFPAVCKLMDAKACMSMHGFVWRRNFPTTVLNGLIDAYAKCGYCNEARMIFDRMAGKDDVTWGTMMAGYAYNGWFCQVLELFDCLKRKNLEMNKVSAVNALLAASEMRDFEKGLEIHDYAVRQRIDSDVMLSTSLMTMYAKCGEVEKAMELFWGIRERDLVAWSAIIAAFAQSGNYEEALSVFREMQNEKLKANAVTLVSVLPACGELYCVKLGKSLHCYAVKYAIDSDLSVGTALVSMYAKCDMFSSALIVFHGLPNKEVVTWNALINGYAQVGDPYHVMEMFSKLRLAGLHPDSGTMAGVLPACAILGDLCLGSCIHGQIIKYGFESNCHMKNALMDMYAKCRSLPSAEVIFKHLESFKDEVSWNIMIAGYMYNGCAKEAISTFYHMISEAFQPNLVTIVSILPATTYLTALREGMVVHTYVILRGFQSHTLVANGLIDMYAKCGRLDYSEQIFTEMNHKNTISWNAMIAAYSVHGLGDRALETFYLMQESEAKIDSISFISVLSACRHSGLTEEGKKIFNSMKQKYGLEPGLEHYACMVDLLGRAGFLDEVMDLIKQMPMRPDAGVWGALLDASRMHSNLKLGELALKNLTDLELGNRAHYIVLSNLYSQSGRWDDATNARSSMKGTGLKKTPGCSWVEVKEDALPCILCR is encoded by the coding sequence ATGTTTATGAGACATGCTAATTCAAAGTTGAAGCCGCACTTACAATCCCTTTCAACACTAGCCAGCAGGACCCCATCTTTATCCTTCACCAAACCTCAAAATTTCCCCAACCACCAAAACCTCCTTGGCCTCCTGTCCTCCTGTAAAGACCCCAAGAATCTTGAGCAAGTTCATGCCGTTTTGATCACCGCTGGACTcggttttgacatttcatcaaacacccACCTGATCAACCATTACTCTTCCTTCCAAAAATGCCAACTTTCTCGATTAGTATTCGATTCCTTGCCAAACCCtggtgtgattttgtggaacTCAATGATCAGAGCCTACACAAGAACAAACCAACACAAAGAAGCCCTCCAACTTTACCGCGTAATGCGAGAAAATTTGGTCCGACCAGAcaattacactttcacttttgtacTCAAAGCCTGCACTGGAATTTTAGATTTAAAAGAGGGCAATCTTGTTCATCGAGAAATAGTCGAAAGAAGGCTTGAAAACGACGTCTTCATTGCTACTGCACTTGTCGACATGTACtgtaaatttggtgatttagagCGTGCCAGAGAGGTATTTGATAAGATGCCTAGCAAGGATGTTGTGGCTTGGAACGCTATGATTTCAGGGCTATCGCTGAGTGCGGAGCCGAATGAGGCCTTGGAACTTTTTAAGTATATGCAGTTGGATAGTAGGGTGGAGCCGAATGCTGTCAGCTTGTTAAATTTGTTTCCTGCAGTTTGTAAGCTGATGGATGCAAAAGCTTGTATGTCCATGCACGGTTTTGTGTGGAGGAGGAATTTTCCAACTACAGTTTTGAATGGATTGATTGATGCGTATGCGAAATGTGGATATTGTAATGAAGCTCGAATGATTTTTGATAGAATGGCGGGGAAAGATGATGTTACGTGGGGGACAATGATGGCTGGCTATGCATACAATGGGTGGTTTTGTCAGGTTTTGGagttgtttgattgtttgaagAGGAAGAATCTGGAGATGAATAAGGTTTCAGCTGTGAATGCTTTGTTGGCAGCCTCTGAGATGAGGGATTTTGAGAAGGGGCTGGAAATTCATGATTATGCAGTAAGACAAAGGATTGATTCGGATGTTATGCTATCTACTTCTCTGATGACCATGTATGCAAAGTGTGGAGAAGTAGAGAAGgcgatggagttgttttgggggATTCGAGAAAGGGATTTAGTTGCTTGGTCAGCAATTATAGCTGCTTTTGCGCAATCTGGCAATTATGAAGAGGCTCTCTCTGTTTTTCGGGAAATGCAGaatgagaaattgaaggctAATGCAGTGACTTTAGTGAGTGTTCTTCCAGCTTGTGGTGAATTATATTGTGTGAAGCTGGGGAAGAGCTTGCACTGCTATGCTGTCAAATATGCTATTGACTCTGATTTATCTGTTGGGACAGCCCTAGTTTCCATGTATGCAAAATGTGATATGTTTTCTTCAGCATTGATTGTGTTCCATGGGCTGCCAAATAAAGAGGTTGTTACATGGAATGCTTTGATAAATGGCTATGCACAGGTTGGTGATCCTTACCATGTGATGGAGATGTTTTCCAAATTAAGATTAGCTGGGTTACACCCAGATTCTGGTACAATGGCTGGTGTGCTTCCAGCTTGTGCCATATTAGGTGACTTATGCCTAGGAAGCTGCATCCATGGACAAATTATCAAATACGGTTTTGAGTCAAACTGCCATATGAAGAATGCTCTAATGGATATGTATGCCAAATGCAGAAGCCTGCCATCAGCTGAAGTCATATTTAAACACCTTGAGTCCTTTAAAGATGAGGTATCATGGAATATAATGATTGCAGGATACATGTACAATGGATGTGCTAAGGAAGCCATTTCTACATTTTATCATATGATATCAGAGGCTTTCCAACCTAATTTGGTCACAATTGTGAGCATCCTGCCAGCAACTACATATTTGACTGCCCTTAGAGAAGGTATGGTTGTTCATACATATGTAATCCTAAGAGGATTTCAGTCTCATACACTTGTTGCAAATGGTCTCATCGACATGTATGCAAAATGTGGCCGCCTAGATTATTCAGAACAAATATTCACTGAGATGAATCACAAGAATACGATTTCTTGGAATGCCATGATTGCTGCATATTCAGTTCATGGGCTAGGTGATCGTGctcttgaaactttttatcTCATGCAAGAGAGTGAGGCCAAAATTGATTCTATTTCTTTCATTAGTGTCTTGTCTGCTTGCAGACACTCAGGATTAACCGAAGAaggtaaaaaaatatttaactcCATGAAGCAAAAATACGGTCTTGAACCAGGTTTGGAACACTATGCATGTATGGTGGACCTGTTAGGGCGTGCTGGATTCCTTGATGAAGTTATGGATTTGATAAAGCAAATGCCTATGCGACCTGATGCTGGTGTTTGGGGAGCATTGCTTGATGCATCTAGAATGCATTCTAATCTTAAATTAGGTGAGCTAGCACTGAAAAATCTCACCGACCTTGAGCTGGGGAACCGTGCCCATTATATAGTGCTATCAAACTTGTATTCTCAATCAGGTAGGTGGGATGATGCAACAAATGCGAGATCAAGTATGAAGGGGACAGGACTGAAAAAGACTCCAGGATGTAGTTGGGTTGAAGTAAAGGAGGATGCCTTGCCTTGCATATTGTGTAGGTAA
- the LOC113725510 gene encoding actin-depolymerizing factor 2, which translates to MANAASGMAVHDDCKLKFLELKAKRTYRFIIYKIEEKQKQVIVEKLGEPANGYEEFTANLPADECRYAVYDYDFMTEENVPKSRIFFIAWSPDTSKVRSKMIYASSKDRFKRELDGIQVELQATDPTEIGLDVIKSRAGGAA; encoded by the exons ATG GCTAACGCAGCATCGGGCATGGCTGTTCATGATGATTGTAAGCTGAAGTTCTTAGAATTGAAGGCAAAAAGAACTTATCGCTTCATAATTTATAAGATCGAAGAGAAGCAAAAGCAGGTTATcgtggaaaagcttggtgagccTGCAAATGGCTATGAAGAATTCACTGCAAACCTACCTGCTGATGAGTGCCGATATGCTGTCTATGACTATGACTTTATGACTGAGGAAAATGTCCCCAAGAGCAGAATCTTTTTTATTGCTTG GTCGCCGGATACATCTAAAGTCAGAAGCAAGATGATCTATGCAAGCTCTAAGGACAGGTTCAAGAGGGAGCTTGATGGTATCCAGGTAGAGTTGCAAGCAACAGATCCTACAGAAATTGGGCTTGATGTTATCAAAAGCCGAGCTGGTGGAGCTGCTTGA